The Pigmentiphaga litoralis genome contains the following window.
CGTTTTTCGAACTGCAATGCGAACGTTTCATTGGCTGGTCGGAACAGGAAGTGATGCACCGGGAGGCCCGCGATGCGGCCTGCGGCGCGCTGGGCTTTCCGTATGGCGACTTCCGGCCGGGCCAGCGCCAGTTGGCCGAGGCTGTGTACCGGTCGGCCAGCCAGGGGTGCGCCGTCATGGCGCAGGCGCCGACCGGCATCGGCAAGACCGTCGGCACCTTGTTCCCGCTGCTCAAGGCCTGCCCGTCGCAAGGCATCGACAAGGTGTTCTTCCTGACCGCCAAGACGTCCGGCCGCAGCATGGCGCTGGACGCACTGGACCTGATTGCGCGCAGCGACGATGCGCCGCCCTTGCGCGTGCTGGAACTGGTTGCGCGCAAAAAGGCGTGCGAGCACCCGGACAAGGCCTGCCATGGCGAAGCCTGTCCGCTGGCCAAGGGCTTCTATGACCGGGTGGCCGATGCCCGCGCCGACGCGGTGTCGATCGCGCGGCTGGATCGGGAATCCTTGCGCGACATCGCCTTGCAGCACGAGGTCTGTCCCTACTACCTGAGCCAGGACCTGGCGCGCTGGGCCGACGTGATCATTGGCGATTACAACTACTACTACGACAGCAACGCCATGCTGTTCGGCCTGACCCTGGCCAATCAATGGAAGGTCAGTGTGCTGGTCGATGAAGCGCACAACCTGGTCGATCGCGGCCGCAAGATGTATTCGGCGGAACTGTCGCAGGCGGGCCTGAAAGACATCCGTCTGTATGCGCCCCCCACGCTCAAGAAGCCGCTGGAAAAGCTGAACCGCATCTGGAACGAGGTCAACCGCGAACAGACCGAGACCTACACCGCGTACGAAGCGGTGCCCGCCAAGTGGCTGATCGCCCTGCAGCAGGCCGTGACCGCGGTGGGCGAAGAATTGACCGAACGGCCCGCGGGGGTGGACGAAGCCCTGCAGCAGTTCTATTTCGATGCGCTGCGCTTTCAGCGGATCGCCGACAGTTTCGGCGCGCATTCGCTGTTCGACATCACGCTGATCGAACCGGCGTCGGCCCGGCCCAAGGCGCCCACGTCGGTCATGAATTTGCGCAATGTGGTGCCGGCCAGTTTTCTTGCGCCGCGATTTGCGGCGGCGCGATCGACCGCGCTTTTTTCGGCCACGCTCAGCCCGCATCATTTCTACCAGGAAACGCTGGGCCTGCCCAAGGCCACGCCGTGGATCGACGTCGCGTCGCCCTTCGTGGCCGAGCAGCTGTCGGTGCAGGTGGTGGGCAACATCTCGACCCGCTATCAGCACCGGGACCGGTCGCTTGATCCCATCGTGACCCTGATGGCGCGGCAGTATCGCGAACGCCCGGGCAACTACCTGGCCTTCTTCAGCAGCTTCGATTACCTGCAGAAGGTGCTGGCGCTGTTCCAGTCGCGTCACCCCGATATCGAGGTGTGGGCGCAATCGCGCGGCATGGACGAAGCGGCGCAGAGCGGCTTTCTGGCGCGCTTTGCGCCCGACTCGCGCGGCATCGGTTTCGCGGTGCTGGGCGGCTCGTTTTCCGAAGGCGTGGACCTGCCCGGCAGCCGCCTGATCGGCGCCTTCATTGCCACGCTGGGCCTGCCGCAGATCAACGACGTGAACCAGCAGATGCGGGCGCGGGTGGACGCACTGGGCAAGTCGGGCTATGACACCATCTACCTGTATCCGGGCATGCAGAAAGTCGTGCAGGCGGCGGGCCGGGTGATACGCACCCAGACCGACACCGGCGTGGTCTATCTGATCGACGATCGATTTGCCCGGCCCGAAGTGCGCGGCCTGCTGCCCGCGTGGTGGCAGGTGCAGACGCAGGATCATTCCCCCAAGGAGAAGACATGGACGTAGGCATGGCCGGAAAGACGGCGTTGGTCACGGGCGCGAGCCAGGGTATCGGGCGCGCGATTGCATTGGGACTGGGTGCCCAAGGTGCGCGGGTGGCGCTGGTCGCGCGCCGGCGGCCGCTGCTGGACGAGGTGGCTGCCGCCATCGTGGCGTCGGGCGGGCCGGCGCCGCACATCATCGAAGCCGATCTGTATGCCGAGGACGCGGCCGATCGCATTCATGCGGATGCGCGCGCCGCGCTCGGGCCGATCGACATCCTGATGAACGCCGGAGGCGGCAGCCGTCCCATCGATTTCGACGCCACGCGCGAGCAGTGGATGGAAGGCATGACGCTCAACTTCTTTCGCCTGCGCGAGCTGACGCATGCCGTGGTGCCCGAGATGCGCGAACGCAAGTACGGCCGCATCATCAACATTACGGGAACGTCCGAACCGCGTGGCCTGAACGCGGCGTTCAGCGCGAAGGCCGCCGTGCATATCTGGGCCAAGGGCCTGTCGCGGCTGGTGGCGGCGGATGGCGTCACGGTCAATTGCATTCAGCCGGGCCGGATCCGCAGCGAGCAGATCAAGAAGCGCTACCCGACCCTGGAAGACGAACTGGCGTTCGCGCAGGAAGAGATTCCGGCCGGCCGCTTTGGCGAGCCTGAAGAGCTGGCGAATCTGGCGATCTTTCTGGGATCGCCGCTGGCCAGCTATGTGAACGGCACCGTGATCCCGGTTGATGGCGGGATGTATCGCCACGCGTTCTGAGTTTGGGCCGCAGGCCGGCGCGGTCACTTCCCGCGTCGTCCGACCCCGGCGATGTCGTGGAACGCCTTTTCCTGCATCGACACGTCCTTGCCGGTGCGCGAGATCAGCCACATGGCCGACTTGGCTTCCGGCTCGCGCAGGGGCCGGAACGTCACCCCGCTGGCTTCGATGCTGCGGAAAGATTCGGGGACCAGTGCAATGCCCAGCCCCGACGCCACCAGCCCGACAATCGTCGCGGCGGTGCGGGCTTCCTGCACCACGCGCGGCGCAAAGCCGGCCCGCTGGCATAGCGCCATGATCTGCAGATAGACGCCAGTGCCGCCGTCGCTGGGATACATCACGAAGGCCTCATCGCTCAGTGCACTGACGGAAAACGGCCGCAGGCTGTCGGCGCGCGGATGCTGCGGGGGCAGGGCGGCCACCAGCGCATCCTGGAACAGACGTGTCGCCTGCAGAAAGTCCGGCAGGTCGGGCGCTTCCGTGCCGCGGATGAAGGCGATGTCCAGCCGGCGTTCCAGCATGGCGGTCAGCTGTTCCTGCGTGGTCAGTTCTTCAATCCGCAGGTGGACGCCGGGCAGCTTTTGCCGGTAGGCCAGGATCAGTTGCGGAATGACCTGGGTCAGCGCCGCGCCGCTGGTAAAGCCGACGCGCAGTTCACCGATTTCACCCCGCTGCACGCGGGCCACGATGCTGGCCGCGCGGTCGGCCTGCGCCAGCAGCGCGCGGGCTTCGGGCAACAAGGCCTGGCCGGCGGGCGTCAGGTCCACATGGCGGTTGCTGCGCTCGAACAGGCGCGCGCCCAGTTCGTCTTCCAGCACGCGGATCTGGTGGCTGAGTGGCGGCTGCGACATGTTCAGCCGCACGGCGGCGCGGCCGAAGTGCAAGGTCTCGGCCAGGACAACAAAATAGCGAACGCGGCGCAGATCCATCATACCTATCGTGTATCAATCTTGAACGAAACGATATTAGACGTAGATGGCGCGCAAGCGCACGATATCGATCTCGATCACGTATGCCGGCAGAACCGGACGGGCCAGAAATGCACGCGCAACAGGTGGGAAACGGGGCAGCCATGATGAGTGGACCCGCAGGCGGGGCAAGTCCGGGCACGACTGCCGCAGGACCCGCATCGCCCGGCACCGCCACGATGGATTCCCGGGCTGCGGCCGACCAGGCCGCCTCCAGAATCGAACACGGCACGGCCGCCTTCGTCCGCACCAACTGCGCCATCTTCGCTTCGGGACTTGCCACGTTTGCGCTGCTGTATTGCGTGCAGCCGCTGATGCCGGTGCTGTCCGATACGTTTCATGTCGGCGCCACGGGGGCCAGCCTGTCGTTGTCACTGACAACGGCTTTCCTGGCTGTCTCCATCCTGATCGCGGGCGCGCTGTCCGAGACCTGGGGCCGCAAGCCCATGATGGTCGGATCCCTGTTGCTGTCGTCGATGCTGACCCTGGTCAGCGCGTCCCTGCATCATTGGGAATCCTTCCTGGTGGCGCGCGCGCTGATGGGCATCGCGCTCAGTGGCCTGCCGGCGGTCGCCATGGCCTATGTGGCCGAAGAAATGCATCCGCGTTCGCTGGGCCTGGCCATGGGCTTGTATGTGGCGGGGTCGGGCCTGGGCGGCATGGCCGGGCGGTTGTTGGTCGGCGTGATTACCGATCTGTCGGACTGGCGCATGGCGCTGGTGTCCATGGGGCTGATGGGCCTGGCATGCGCCGCGATCCTGTGGCGCTGTCTGCCGGCGTCGCGCCATTTCGTGGCGCGGCCCCTGCGGTTCAAGCCCCTGTTCCAGACCTATGCCGGCCACCTGCGCAGCGCCACCTTGCGCTGGCTGTTCGTGATCAGCTTCCTGCTGATGGGCAGCTTCGTGACGCTGTACAACTATGTGGGCTACAAGCTGGCGGCGCCGCCGTTTTCGCTGACGCACACGCAAATCGGCCTGGTGTTCAGTGTGTACCTGTGCGGCGTGGTCAGCTCGGCCTGCATGGGGTCCGTGTCGCAGCGAATCGGCCGTCCGCGCATGCTGCCCATCACCTTCGCCGTCATGCTGGTCGGCGCCTTGCTGACGTGCGCGGGGTCGGTGTGGGCGGTGGTGCTGGGGATCGCGCTGATCACGATCGGCTTTTTCGGCACGCACGCGGTGGCCAGCGCCTGGGTCAGCGCGCAGGCCCCGGTCGGCCGGGCGCAGGCCGCGTCCTTGTACCTGTTCACCTATTACCTGGGGTCGAGCGTGGTGGGATCGCTCGGAGGGGTGTTCTGGACCTGGAGTGGCTGGCCGGGCGTGGTCGCCATGATCGTCGTGTTGCTGCTGGCGGGCATGGCGGTGGCGTGGCGGCTGAAGGGGCAGGCAACCTGAGCGTTTGCCAGCGCAGGCCGGGCCTTTCCAGCCCCTGGCTTGCGACGCCCTGACGCACTCGGCAACGTCTTCGGGGGCGGTTTCGGTTTACAGTGGAAGGCTCGCGGAACACCCGCGGCGATCACGATGCAGGATCAAGGGTTGCGCACACCACGCAGCCCTTTTTCTTTGGTGGAGGAAACCCAGAACGCATGAAACATACGTGGCAATTTTTCCGGGCGGGCGGCGTGGATCAGGTGCTGATCCGGTCGGGCGCCGATATCGCGCATCTTGAAGAACTGGACCAGAAACTGTGGGTGGCGCTGGCCTGCCCGACCCGCGGCATCGAATTCGATTCGCGCACGCTGGACCTGATCGATACCGACAAGGATGGCCGCATCCGCCCGCCGGAAATCCTGGCGGCGTGCAAGTGGGCCGTGGCCCAGGTCAAGGATCCCGAGATCCTGGCCGAAGGCGGCGACAGCCTGCCGATCGACGCGCTGGCGAACGATGGCACCAACGGGCCGCAACTGGCCGAAGAAGCGCATCGTATCGCCGACCTGCTGGGCCGGGCCGACGGCGAGCGCATCACCCTGGGCGATGTGACCGACCGCAGCAAGCTGCTGGCCGCCATGCGGTTCAATGGCGATGGGGTCGTCACGGTCAAGACGTCGGACGATCCGGACGTGCAGAAGACCATCCAGCAGATCCTGGACACACAGGGCGGGGTCAAGGACTACAGCGATGTGATCGGTGTCGACAAGGCCATGGCCGACGCGTTTTTTGCGCAGGTCGACAAGCTGCGGGCCTGGCACGGCACGGTCAGTGGCGATGGCACCATCATGCCGCTGGGCGATGCCACCAAGGCCGCGGCCGATGCGGTCGCTGCGGTGCGCGCCAAGATCGATGATTACTTCACACGCTGCCGCCTGGCCACCTACGATGCCCGCGCCGTGCAGGCGTTGAACCCGTCGATCGAAACCTATCAGCACCTGGGCGCGCAGGCGCTGTCGCTGTCGTCGCAAGAAGTGGCGGACCTGCCGCTGGCGCCCGTGCATCCGGGCCGGCCGCTGCCGCTGTCGAACGAGATCAATCCTGCCTGGGCGTCAAAATTGAGCGCGCTCAAGTCCAAGGCGGTCGGGCCCATTCTTGGCGAGACGGTGGACGCCCTGACCGAGACCGCCTGGCGCACGCTGGTCGATCGGCTGGAACCCTATGTGACCTGGACCGCGACCCGGCCCGAAACACGGCTGGATGCCCTTAGCCTGGCCGACATCATGCGGATCGATGCGGAGGCCCAGGCGGCAGTGCTGGCCTTGATCGACGAAGACGCGCGGATGGGACCCCACAATGCGCGCATCGCCGACCTGGAAAAGCTGCTGCGCTTCAAGCGCGACCTGCTGCATCTGCTGAACAACTTTGTGTCGTTCAGCGAGTTCTATCGCCGCAAGGGCGCGATCTTTCAGGCAGGAACCCTGTACCTGGATGCGCGCAGCTGCGAGCTGACGGTGGACGTGGCCGATGCCGCCAAACATGCGCAGCTGGCGGGGCTGGCCAAGGCCTGCCTGGCCTATTGCACGTGCACCCGGCAGGGGCAGAAGAAGACCATCGTGGCCGCGTTTACGGCAGGCGATGTGGACTTTCTGTTCGTGGGCCGCAACGGCATTTTCTATGACCGCGATGGCAAGGATTGGGACGCCACGATCACCAAGCTGATCGAGAATCCCACCAGCATTGGCCAGGCCATCTTTTCGCCGTACAAGAAATTCCTGCGGATGATCGAAGAGCAGGTGGCCAAACGCGCCGCGGCCAGTGACGCGGCGGCGCAGAAGCACCTGGGGGCACTGGCCGCCGACGTGGCGACGGTCGACAAGACCAAGCCCGCGGCCACGCCGGCGACGCCGCCCGCGCCGCTGGGGTTCGGCACCAAGGTGGATGTCGGCACGGTGGCCGCGCTGGGGGTGGCGCTGGGCAGCATCAGCGCGGTGGCCGTCGGCATCTTTGGCAAGTTCGTCGACCTGGGGGGATGGATCCCCGTTGCCGTCATCGGCATTCTGGTGGCGATCTCGGGCCCCAGTGTGCTGATCGCGTGGCTCAAGCTGCGCCAGCGCAGCCTGGGTCCCATCCTGGATGCCAGTGGCTGGGCGATCAACGGGCGCATGCGCATCAACGTGAAGCTGGGCGGGTCCTTGTCGCAGACGGCGCACGTGCCGCGCAACGCCGCGCACCGGTTCAACGATCCGTTTGCCGACAAGCACGGCAAGGCGTACACGATCGCGGCCGTGCTGCTGCTGATCGTGGCGCTGGGCCTGGCATGGCGGCTGGACTTCCTGAACGGCGTGCTGCCGGCATCGATGCGGCACCAGGGCGAGCCCGAACCGGTGCCGGTGGTGGTGAGGCCGGCGGCGCGGGGGGCGACCCCCGGGACCGTCGTGCCGTCGACGGCGGCACCGGCAGCGGCGGCACCCGCAGCGGCCGCACCGGCAGCGGCCGCATCGGCACCCGCTACGCCGGTGACCCCTGCGGCGCCCGCGGCGCCGGCCACTCCGGCCACTCCCGCCACCGCCTCCTGACCCCCCAGACAAAGCTGTCCTGCCCGCGCCCGCCTTCCCTGGCGGGCGCACTTACAATGCGGGCTGCGAGAATCAACGACGAAGTGAGCAGTTCATGACCGATATTCCCGAATCGCCCGATCTGGACGAGGACGATGGCGCTGGCGGCGAAGAGCCCATCCATGAAGCGCGCCTGTGGCGCGACGTGGGCTGGACGGCGCGCGTCATCAAGAACGAAGACGATGATGGCTGGGCGGTCGAGATGACCAAGTCCGGCGAAGTCGAACCGGCGCTGGTCGGCCCCTGGACCATGGGCCGCGACAAGAAGAACCCCAAGCCGCTGGACACGTCGGCCTTCAACACGCTGGTCAAGACCGCGGCCGAAGTGCTGCGCCGTCATGAACAGCAGCTGCACGCGCAGATGCACAAGCAGATCACCGTCAACACCGACACCGGCCGCGTAACCGTGATGCTGGACATCGTGCCCGACGAATACGACCCCTATGCGACGCTGGCGGCCGTGGACGAATACGGCGAAACGCTGGCCAGCGTCCGCACGTCGCCCACCTTCAAGCTGAACATGACCAGCGCGACAGCCTGGATCGCGAACGGCTACCGCAAGCCGGGCCAGTAAGCGCCACGGCCACTGCCCGGGCGGCCTACGACGCCGGTGGCGCCATCAGGCTGTCCGCCACGATCGCGCCCAGTTGCTGCAGGCTGAACGGCTTCTGCAACACCCGGTGGGCGCCGATCGCCCCCGACGGCATGGGCAGTTCGGCATAGCCGGTCGCCATCACCACGGGCAGGGCGGGGTAATCCTTGCGGGCTTCCACGATCACCTCGGCGCCATTCATGCCGGGCATGGCAAAGTCCACCATCAGCAGATCGGGGACTTCGGCCCGCAACATGTCCAGGCCGATCTGCCCGCAGTCGGCTTGCAGCACGTCGTAGCCCAGCACCTGCAGTGATTCCACGATCAACGCGCGCACGTCGGCGTCGTCATCGATCACCAGCACCTTGGCGGCGGGGGCCGAGCCCGTCGTGTTGGCGCGGTTGTCGCCTGTCGTTGCCACATCGGCGGCCGCATCGGGCAGCCAGATTTCGACCGACGTGCCCTTGTTGCGCTCGCTCAGAATCCGGGCGATGCCCCCGGATTGTCGGGCGATGCCATAGACCTGGCTCAGGCCCAGCCCCGTGCCCTTGCCAACCGGCTTGGTCGTAAAGAAGGGATCGAACACCTTGGTGATCAGTTCGGGCGGGATGCCGGTGCCGGAGTCGCGCACGGTGATCACCACATAGCGGCCGGGCGCCAGATCGCCGCTTTCGGCAAGCCGCGCTTCGGCGCGCAGTTCGAGCGATCCGCCCTGCGGCATGGCGTCCCGGGCATTGATCACCAGGTTCAGGATGGCCAGTTCCAGCTGGTTCTGGTCGGCCTTGGCCAGGGGCAGGTTCGGGTCGAACTGCGTGCGCATCGGAATGCGCGAGCCCAATGCCGTGGTCATCAGATCGCTCATGCCTTCGATCAGGGCCGGCACATCGGTGGGCCGCAGGTCCAGGTTCTGCCCGCGTGCAAACGCCAGCAACTGCGCGGTCAGCTTGGCGCCGCGCGCCACGGCCCGTTTGGCGTTTTCGGCGTAGCGCAGCACCTGCTCGTCTTTCGCCTTGATGCGGATCAGGTCGACGTTGCCAACGATCGAATTGAGCAGGTTGTTGAAGTCATGGGCGATCCCGCCCGTCAGCTGGCCGACCGCTTCCATCTTCTGCAGCTGCACGAGCGTGGACTGGCTGCGTTCGCGCTCCGCCACTTCGGTCGTCAGGCGGTCGTTGGCGCGCGCCAGTTCATGCGTGCGCTCCAGGATCCGCCGCTCCAGCGACTCGTTCAGGTCATGCAGTTCGCCGCGGCTGGTCTGCAGGGCCTGCTCGGCCAGCCGGCGTTCGGTCACGTCCTGCGTTACGCCGGCAATGCTTTCGACTTGGCCCTGTTCATCCAGCACCGCGCGGCCGCGCATCTCGATCCAGTGTGCTGATCCGTCAGGCCAGGAAATCAGGCAGGCGCAGTCAAAATCGGTGCTTTCGCCACGGGCCTGTTCCACCGCCGTTTCCAGGGACGCGCGGGCCTGGTCATGCACCGCGGCAATCAGCTCGTCGTACGAAAACGCGTCATGGGGCTGGCGGCCGAAGTCGGCCTTGCAATCGTCGGACGCAAACAGCGCCATGTCGGAAATCCGGATCCGCCATGCGCCAAGTCGGCCGGCCTTGAGCGCCAGCCGCAGGTTGCGTTCCGCTTCCTGCCGTTCGACCAGCTGGGCGCGCGCCACATACTGGCGGCGCCGGCCGCGCAGGCTGGACAGCACCGCGTGGCACAGGGTTTCGGCATGCAGGGGCCGTTCAAGGATCAGCAGGTTGCCCAGCGGGTCCAGCGCGCCAGCGGTATTGCGGCGGGCGCGCGCGGTGTCGGCGGACGACAGGATGATGAACGGAAAGTCCGACCAGGCCGGCTGCTGCGACAGCCATCCGGACACCACCGCGATGCCTTCCGGCGTCAGCGCTTCTTCGGCGATCAGGGCGCAACCCGCGCCGGCCGACAATTCGCGCATCAGCTCGGCCAGGTCGACACAGATCCTGGTGCCGACGTGCACCTTTTCCACGACCTGCGCAACAACGGCCGCATCGCGGCCGCGTGGCGCCAGGATCAGCGCGAGTTCTTCTTGGTGCATCAATTGTTGTCAGAGATGTCGGGATCGAGCAGGGCGACCGAGCCCCGGTAGGTCGGCACACCCGACAGCACGCCTTCAAAATCGGTCAGCGCTTCGCCGATGCGGATGCCGGTGCCCGGCGTGACCCGGAACTCACGGATCATGCGGCCATGGGCGCTGGTGCGGCTCTTGAGCGCCGAGATCGCTGTCAGGATTTCGCCCTGCGCTTCAAAGAACCGGAACAGCAGCACGGCGTCGCTCAGGTAGCTCAGGTCGATGTCGGACCGGATCTCGCCAATGAACCCATGCTGGCCCAGGATCAGGATCGTCGTCACGCCGCGCTGGTTCAGATACGCCAGCAGTTCATGCATGTGCAGCATCAGGAAGCGTTCACCCGGCATGGCCTGGATGTAGGCGTTCAGGCTATCGATGACCAGCATTCTGGCGCCATCGGATTCGACCGCATGACGCACGGCCGACGAGAACTCCCCCGGCGACAATTCGGCCGGATCGACCTGCCGTATCTCGAGCGCGCCGCTATCAAGATAGGGCTGCAGATCCATACCCAGCAACTTCGACCGCGTCAGCAAGGTGCCGACGCCTTCATCGAACAGGTAATACACCACGCGTTCGCCGCGCTGCAACGCGGTCATCACGCAGCGGATGGCCGTCGTGGTCTTGCCGGCCCCCGACGGGCCGCTCAACAGCGTATTGGTGCCAGGGACGAGGCCGCCGCCGATCAGTTCGTCAAGCGCGGGCACGCCCGTAGAGAGCGGGTCGGATACGAAGTTGTTGTGATGCTGTGCCGCGACCAGGCGGGGGTACACGATCATGCCACCCCGTTCCAGCCGGATGTCGTGATAGCCCCCGTCGAACTGGATGCCCCGCATCTTGATGACGCGCACCCGCCGGCGTTCCGGTCCGAATTCCTGCACGTACTGGTCCAGGCTAATTACGCCGTGCGCAATGCTGTGCAACTGCAGGTCGCCGGGTTCGGAGGTCTTGTCGTCCAGCAACAGGACCGTGCACTCCCGGTTCGCAAAAAAATGCTTGAGCGCCAGGATCTGCCGGCGATAGCGCAGCGGACTCTGCGCCAGCAGCCGCATCTCCGACAGGCTGTCGAACACGATCAGGGCAGGGCCCAGTTCTTCGACGCGCGCCATGACGTTGCGCGTCGTCTCGTTCAGTTCCATATCAGCCGGATGCAGAACGGATTGCCCCGAATCCAGATCCAGTCCTGCCTCGTTCACCAGCTCGTACACATCAATGCCGTCCAGCGACCAATCGTGGGTCGCGGCCGCTGCCACCAGTTCCTGCTGCGTTTCAGACAACGTGATGTAAAGGCAGCGGTCGCCGCGCGCTACGCCGGCCCGCAGAAACTGCAGCGCCACCGTGGTCTTGCCGGTGCCTGGCGTGCCTTCCAGCAGGTACAAGCGGTTAGGCGTCAGCCCGCCCCGCAGCACGGTATCAAGTCCGGCGATGCCGGTCGACAGCCGCGGCGTCGAAGCGGGTTGTGGATCGTTGTTGTGAAACGAGTATTTCGTGGGCATACGTGACAGCCGCCAATAGGCAATGGAGAGCGGCCGCTCTCCTGCACGCATTGTGCCAGAGCGGTTTTGCTGTCATGAATAGATACACGCCGTGTTGCGTTATGTCACGTCGCCTTACGGTTGGGTTGACCTGGCCAGGGGACGTGGCTTACCCAAAAACGCCGATTTGCCCAGCAAAGGCGGGGTGTCCGTCTACCGCGATGCGCTGCGCGCCACGACCGCGCGCCAGAAGGCTTCGGCCGATGCGGCCCCAGCGGCACGATGCCGGAACAGGCGGATGGCGATGGGCAGATGCCAGTCGGGGCCGCCCGCGTCCACCAGGCGGCCTGACGCCAGTTCTTCTTGCATCAGGCTTTGCGGCAGCCATGCAATCCCGCGTCCATCCAGCGCCATCGACTTGAGCACGGTGGCCAGATGCGCGGTAAACACAGGATCGGCCCCGGCCGCGTCGAGCGCGGACTGCCGTTGATCGCGCACGATGCGGCCCAGGCCGGATTCCGGCGTGTAGGCCAGCAGCGGCACGCGAGCGCGGCTGCGGCGCGACAGGGTATGGCGGGGCTTGCCCTGGTTGGTTGCGGCCACGACCGGGATCAGCACGTCGGTGCCGACCTCGCAGCTGGTGAAATCGGTATCGGGCAGCCGGACCGGTAAGTGCGGGTGGGCATGGCACAGCATGAACTGGGCGCGGCCCTGCAGCATGAGCGCCTCGCACTGCGGCATGACATCGGACACCAGCTGGATCGGGCCGACGGGCGCCTGCGATTCCAGCCCGCGCAGCCAGGTCGGCAGGAAGGTCAGGGACAGCGCGTGCGTTGCAACAAAACGCAGCGTGGACGAACTGGCGTCGGCCACCGCGCGCGCTTCATCGGGCACCCGGGCGACACGGGCGGTGATTTCTTCGGCCACGCCGCGAAACCATTCGCCGGCATCGGTCAGCGTGACCGGATGGGTGCTGCGGTCGAACAGGTCGACGCCCAGCCAGGTTTCCAGGGCGCGGATGCGGCGGCTGAACGCGGGCTGCGTCATGTGGCAATCGCGCGCGGCCCGCGAGAAATTGCCGCTGGCCGCCAGCGTCAGGAAATCGTTCAACCACGTGAAATTCATCATCGATGCTTTGACGGCATAAAGGCAGAGAAAACGGGCATTGGACGCATCGCATGGGGCGCGCGAAGATGCGTCCACTGCTTCTGACGGTGTCGATGCGACCCGGCGCAGTACTTATACACCGAGCGCCGCCGCGCGATCTGCCTGCGGCGCGCTCTTTCCAGCAGGACGCCAGAATGAAAATCGTCGATATCCGCGAAGCCACCAAGCCGATCAAATCGGACATCCGGAACGCCTACATCAACTTCTCG
Protein-coding sequences here:
- a CDS encoding ATPase domain-containing protein, with the protein product MPTKYSFHNNDPQPASTPRLSTGIAGLDTVLRGGLTPNRLYLLEGTPGTGKTTVALQFLRAGVARGDRCLYITLSETQQELVAAAATHDWSLDGIDVYELVNEAGLDLDSGQSVLHPADMELNETTRNVMARVEELGPALIVFDSLSEMRLLAQSPLRYRRQILALKHFFANRECTVLLLDDKTSEPGDLQLHSIAHGVISLDQYVQEFGPERRRVRVIKMRGIQFDGGYHDIRLERGGMIVYPRLVAAQHHNNFVSDPLSTGVPALDELIGGGLVPGTNTLLSGPSGAGKTTTAIRCVMTALQRGERVVYYLFDEGVGTLLTRSKLLGMDLQPYLDSGALEIRQVDPAELSPGEFSSAVRHAVESDGARMLVIDSLNAYIQAMPGERFLMLHMHELLAYLNQRGVTTILILGQHGFIGEIRSDIDLSYLSDAVLLFRFFEAQGEILTAISALKSRTSAHGRMIREFRVTPGTGIRIGEALTDFEGVLSGVPTYRGSVALLDPDISDNN
- a CDS encoding LysR family transcriptional regulator produces the protein MNFTWLNDFLTLAASGNFSRAARDCHMTQPAFSRRIRALETWLGVDLFDRSTHPVTLTDAGEWFRGVAEEITARVARVPDEARAVADASSSTLRFVATHALSLTFLPTWLRGLESQAPVGPIQLVSDVMPQCEALMLQGRAQFMLCHAHPHLPVRLPDTDFTSCEVGTDVLIPVVAATNQGKPRHTLSRRSRARVPLLAYTPESGLGRIVRDQRQSALDAAGADPVFTAHLATVLKSMALDGRGIAWLPQSLMQEELASGRLVDAGGPDWHLPIAIRLFRHRAAGAASAEAFWRAVVARSASR